A window of Chrysoperla carnea chromosome 3, inChrCarn1.1, whole genome shotgun sequence genomic DNA:
aactttatgaaaaaacactccttttatatatatttcaatcagAGCTACAAATAACAAAGATATTGTTCACTATTTCGAGTTTGGgtcgaatatttttaacaacaactgtttttattgtttaaacttgTGCTCTTTCTCTGACACTTCGGCAAGTGGTATGTTTCTTGCACGTGACTcagaaactttttaaatcgCACGCACAAACTTCACTTTGACGAATATCCGTTGTGATAATTGAATAATAGTAAGTGCCCGTTGTCCGACAAtatgaaaattacaattaataaaaaaggggCTCGGATACAGGactgttttttgaaaaaaacaaactgaACCACgacaaaattaaatcataacagaaagtttataaatttaataacctGTTCAACTTTCTATACTTCTCAGTTTATTTAGAACagattaaaataaactaaaaataataaacaaataaaatacgtgttaaaaaataaagttcacTTTTTGCActctgttaaaaatataaaaaaaatgaaaaatatacaatctTAGTCATTAAATATAGCTATAGACAATATAgtgccattttaaatttataagattttcacATTGTATAAGTGGTATATAGAAAGGTTCTGAAAACGGGTAAGCAAAGCGCGAAGGCAAAAAGAACTGTAAAAATTCGTATTATATGGTAGGTTGTAGCAGACGGTTaccatgaccatcagtaaatcatataaTACATCTCTCTAACTAATAGAGAACTATGGAATTAAATAGTCTCCAATGTTCTCCAAGAGGATATGGAAcctatcatcatcatcatcatcatcatcatatttTACTACAATAATAGAATAAGAGAAAACTGTCTTTATCAAgtgcaaataaaatgaaaatggcAGAAAAGGCAGGAAAAGTGTTCGTGTAATTTCAAactaatattaaactaaaataaaactataatacgAACAACACGATACTTATAACGATTTTCATCTAATCATGAAACACTTACCACTGCTTACCCGTTTTGGGGTACTTTTCCCGGCTActcaaaatgttaaattttttgaacagtatttaacaaaatgcaaatcgaagaataaaattctattgataaaaaacattaaatgtatttgcatttttacaagtaaaattttattattataatacttgtgaaattatatgataatgaattaataattcttGCAAAGAATTTGAGCATTATTATTTCTGCTTTTAAAGAATGTTCGGTCTTTATTCACACTTTATTACATTGTATATGAATTTCAAAATGCTCGCTCTAAAAATgaagctttttttttagaagGATGACAcgaaggtttttatttttgaggagtgtattaaaatgaaatttaagcaATTCgcaaatgaaatttgaaactaCAAATACCTCgcattatttgattaaaattcctTTATTATTGCCAtgcataatcaaaataatttattatacagtgTGCCCCCAGGAGGCCATAGCTATCCATTAATGAGGTAAGCCagatacataaaaatgtttcaagccaAAACGGGGTAATCTAATAGGCACCTTGAATTATACCTTATAGTAAATTAGAAGGTTTTCCTCATGAACAAGTTAAGGTCGTCATTTGGCCATATGACGACCTTATATCTAATATTTCTAAGGGCTTTGACGAAAACAAAACtgtattataaagttttaaattaattacaattattggtAAAGTTACAAAATGCTGGGTTAGCAAGTAAAAAGATTGGCGAATTGCATTAAAATTTAAGGTGTAATTACAggaataattaatgtttattaatttgtagCTCTCAAGTATTCTTGATttgtagttttaataaatatgtaaatattgataaattcgAATATAGATAATCTTGCTCgaatttgtttattaacaacATTATTATAAGGTCATCGATACTAGTATTTAACATTATgatgttgtaaataaataaactcaaGCATTGTAAACTTGATCACAAAATGGTGCTAAGCTACGTTTTTCACAGTGAATTTAGGATAAAACACATGCTActcatttttaacaaatttgaataataaaatataataaatatgtgtacAGTACTCtttataattgattattaaCAGGCTGAAACTTCGTAAGTGTgtctaaaacatattttatttggaaaaattctagaaaatggGATGTAAGTAAATCAAAAAGTCAATTGGtctgaaaatttacaaaaaagttcccatgatacaattttttaattgcgTTTTTATTAgaatggaaaactaaaaatagttacttatcaatttttaaattgtgatgcacttaaaatttattggaaCTGTGAAAAAACGTACCATTTTCCAggcttttttcaaataaaaattgctttagGATCTCTCCATCACGAAGTTTTAATCTGTTCGTATTCGTTTATGAAGAAGGACGTTGTACTGTGGACTAAAATGAGTTCAATATTCTTTGCTtgaattactcaaaaactatgTTAAATTTAGTAGATAGCTAATTCtagtcatttttaataaatatttacctatCTATTGTTTACAAAACATGGATTCcccttaatttaatatttcaaccaaatactttttacaatacaagtattaaaaaaaaatagataccaatttttataattctgtACCTCATCAAAGCAAAACTTTACGtctttctattattttaagatcccattttaaagtttaaataaatttattattatttatttaacaattattattttgaaatgttatttttttttgtgaaaatttctcCTTTCATGTGTACTAAAATATGTGAtcagattgttttttttttcttttatgaactcttgaagataatttaaataaacctaatatTCCATCAGCGGGcgtttgattttgttttaacgttATCCATTTTTAGTTTAAACAACACTTTCTTACAAAATTTAGGTCCATAATGTCCACAAGTCaataatgttcaaaataaagtcaatttgagatatatagatatatactaACTCCACCAAATGAATGGCTGTTTAATTCCCAGCCATTCACTCTGACACGCTGGGGATGCTTCGCAATATAACCAtagaaaaatacttaatttagcTATATAGAATATATGATACAAGAGCTCGCAACGTCAGCAGaacaagaattttattattgctgattttatgatatgttgttcttctTGCTCTTTCAGTTAGAGCTTACCTGTACATTTAGGCGGCGCAGTACAAAACGCAACCAGTACCGCCAGCCAGATGGCCCAAGCTCTATCCTAAAGAGCAagaagaacaacatatcataaaatgagcaataataaaattctctctcgaaaacgttgcgagctcctATACTATAGAAGAGATCAGTGAAGTGAACGCTTTCTGTGACCCCATCCACTATCAAGTGTTTTATAGAGACCTGTGACAACACACAgccaaataattttaagtggAATTCGGACTTTCGTCGAATGCATTTAGCGGAAATATTTGAAAGTGTGAACCCGgctttatatgaaatatttttatttacataaaaagtgACAGTTACAGTTCTaggttatatttttgtataccaaataaacaaatcaaatttagaaaattatctatttaagaaaactaatattcaatcATAAATTATGGCCTTATTTCCTGCATACGAAAATGAATTAGAAGGCAAAAATAAGAATGAAGATAAGACTAAAGAAAATGTAACATGGTTAGAAAATAAGAGTTTCGATTCTACAAATGTAGCAAAAACTTTAACATCATCAATAATACCAACAACTTCAACTGAAAATAAAAGcacaaaattaaaagaaaatgaagaaaaaactcaaaaatcgcCATCAATAAGTCCAACTGATACATCAATTCAAAAAGATAATAAAGCTAGATTAAAATCGAGTAATATCGATAATGATTTATATACAATTGATCGAACACgagataaaatgttattaatgaTGCCGTTTCTATCAAAATAcgattgtaaaaaatataaatgtattaaactttttaataacaactacgaaactaaaaagaaaccaaaaagatactttaaaaagtatgaaaaagaTACCGAAACAGACGAAGTAATTCTAAATAATACAAATCAAAATGAAACCGATATACTAAAAGAAaccgaatattttaataaatatttaaatcaaaatccaTTAGATATTGATATGTGGTTAAAATACATCGATTAtcaatataataacatttataaatttaataaattaaataaaaaaggtacgtataataaaaacatacatataattACCGATAAACAATTATCGATTTTAGAGAAagcaatcgaaaaaaatttaaataataataatttatataaattatatattaaatatatatcaatattaaaagaatattatcCATATGATgaacaaattaaacaaattaaaactttattaaataattgtttaaatattaaaataaaaatattattatggaacggtattattgaaatgaatcaatATTCAATGATACATTGTAATaccgaaaatatattaaatatttataaacaattattaaattatttaagtaaaaatcgtttaaaaacaaataattccgaagaaaatattttaaatatattttatgagctatgtttatttttaaaacaagcgggattatatgaatatttatatgtattaataaaattatacacaacGATAAGTTTAGGACAAGAGATGATAAGTTTTCATGGAAACGAGCAAGAATTAATTGAATACGAAACGTTAATTTTACAATCGAAACTACCAACACATGAATTATGGTTACGTATTGAAAAATTACGTGaatcatttcattttatacCAGAAGATAATTCAGATGATCCACAAcgaattatatttaatgatgaattaaatgaattaatctATCCTATAAttgatcaaaataatatcaataaattaataataattatattaaatatatataaaataccatTAATACCATTTcgtaatgaatttaatttaaataatttattaaatcataataatattgatgtatcaattgaattattattaccaatatttatttcaacaacaaatcatttatcaatttttaataatttaataatatttaaaaaatatttattaatttatattaacggACCACAATATATTAATTCAATTGGAAATGTAcaatatttagattttattttgaatttatttaaatatttaataaataataataataatattaatttaaatatatggttTATACGATTTCaacgtttattattattattaaatcattataaattaataaatttaacaaataaatttattaaacaaattaataaaaatattcatgaaatattaaaaattaataataataatatatatttatataatgaatatgctttaattaaatatgaattaaaacaaaataatgaagaatattttaatatattattaacaattttaagtacaattaatagaaataattatgaacgATTATCAACGATTTATCGtacaattattgaaatattattaaatgatttacaaattaataaaacaatatatttattaaatataatatttaattatgataatgatagtattaaaaaaataattcatacagatgatgatttaaattataatataaagttggatttagatgtaattaataaatataatactgtTACAAatgatttaatagaaaaattaaaaatgaatcgtgatattgatcaatattttatatcgaaTGGTTATATTGATTGGTTTATGTTACATGCAACGTATTTATTGTTAGTAAAAGATAATCAGAATGATgctaatgaatttattttgaatatattaaaagaattgCAACAAttgaatgataaatatttacatgaatTGTTGTATGAAAGCTATGTACGATTATTATTTTGGTATTATGATAAGtttaataagaatatttatCAGTTATTTCTACATACATTGCATAATGGTATTGAATTGTAtccaaataattatgaattgttGGGAATATTGTTGTCTGTTGAGGTAAGTTTAGTAAAATTGATAGATTTGAttcttcatttgaaaaaattacatagaaGTCGGAACTCGAACATGGGCCCTCTAGATATCCGGTCTAGTATATGATATGCCCCGGGTTCGAGTTCCGGCTTCTGtgtatttttttcgtttctttctatttgttcaaatgatAATACGTAACGTGCGTTTTCCATTGAATTGTACAGTCTCACTCTCaaaagtggtataatgtgttaagatagaaaaattatcaagtatgagggactttgacttatataaagtacacaaaacttagaaataaattaaaaaattttgtttcataataaaaataagtattttaataataatttggcttgacaataatttttgacCGGATGATTCttcatcatttttcattttgttggaaaagagacaagcaaaatttttaaatatgtagtaacaaatcttcaactgaatcagtctgtacATTGGAGCATTGAGTCTGCTTTGACGACTCAATTGCATGAGTCTGTTTTGACGACTCAATTGCATGAGTCTGTTTTGACGCGTTCCCTGAACTCTTTTCCAGTTTTCCCTTCCAGTtattctttcaatcaaaatctgttttttttttttttttaaatacattttatttattaattctatttttagacAAAGAATGATGGAATTGTACAACCAGtatggaaattaaataaaatattgacaaaatcaAATGAATGTATACCTATATTAGTGTTACTAATTATTATCGAAGAACGTTTTGAATATCAAGAAACTATTGAAAAGAAATCAATTGAattatttggtaaatatttcatactttaaacacctaaaaacttttcattattCAAGGCCTGGATGCTAGGGACCCATTTGTGATACTcctcttatattttattatttattcaatctgAACGGGGAAATGACagagaaattcaatttttattctgaataaatatatcaattttttaatatttttatgtaatggcTTATATTAGCTCTTTTAACAATCTGTCTCTGCTCTTTTAACAATCTGAGTgacaaaaaaaaccaaatcttTACACTTGAAGTAGCCTTTCAAACTcccttttaaatatttgattatttagacTTACCTTTTGGTGCGAAATACTCGAACGCATAATCTATCTTCATATATAAAAGGGAATGCCACGACTGTAATCAACGCCAAGCCTAAattaatgatagaagtttgaaattttgagaggatattgattttatactgtaggtgtcatttaagaaaggatttttcgtaATAAATCCTCTAAAGGCGTGAAAAAGGTGAAgtaagtttgtatgaaaatccgcCATTTTTGATTGCGTTGCTTTTATTAATTCTTTCATCAATATACAGCTACAAAATCAGCATGTAACATTGgcgttttcaaaaacattagGATTCCGcatcaaaaataaaagctaATTAAATTGTCCACAAAAAAGGAGTTAAGGAGAGTGAGGGGAAGAGAAGTGACAGATACGAcacggtagtctttgtttttaaaattgctcAGCGGCGCAGGCGAATAACTGCTagtactataaaaatttgagatcACTGCCATAGCTCTTTTAACTGACTTCATTATGCAGACCACGAATTTTCATTTaatcatttgattaatatttatttttaggtggAGATTGTAATCAATATATAAAcgatcaatcaaaatattataaattattatcattgtatgataaatttacaaaacaggAACGAATTAAATATTGTGCATTGATATGgagattatatttaaaattcttatataaacacaataaaaatgaattatgtaaaaatatatattacatagcATGTGAAACATGCCCATGGTTCAAACCATTATACATGGATGCGGCTGTTTATATACCAACAGAATTACCACAAATACAAGATTTAATCACGGAGAAAAATTTACGAATACATATAACACCTGAAGAATTACAAGTTTTAGCTacttaacatatttattataaattcaatgatcaaataaatttatttattaaaaaattttattttttatttgaataataaaaaactgctTGCTTCGAGGGTAAATTACTTCAGTAATTTGACTACATTAAGAGGAAATTTGCGAAGTTTCCACGGCGgggaattttttgttaaaagaattTGGGACTGCATGAAATCCCTTGATTATgtgcaatataaaattttcccgGGGCATTATTAACGAATCTTCTGTTTATGCTACAATACCCAACACGCTTTCGAAAAAACccttaaatttgatataatttttgaaataccaacTCCTCGGACTACATTTCGGCCTAGGGGTCAGTCCCATTCGAATCAGCgtcacaaaaacaaattttagagtaaattttggtaaaaataattttactagaCACTCAACAAATCGttagtagtcgtgatacactgccaggcctaagcgttcagcgtCCTGGGTGTATTATTACCCAGATTATTTGTTAGGAAGGTAATTTGATAGAGAGTGATCTTAGCTAGGTTTCCA
This region includes:
- the LOC123295883 gene encoding uncharacterized protein LOC123295883 is translated as MALFPAYENELEGKNKNEDKTKENVTWLENKSFDSTNVAKTLTSSIIPTTSTENKSTKLKENEEKTQKSPSISPTDTSIQKDNKNIFYELCLFLKQAGLYEYLYVLIKLYTTISLGQEMISFHGNEQELIEYETLILQSKLPTHELWLRIEKLRESFHFIPEDNSDDPQRIIFNDELNELIYPIIDQNNINKLIIIILNIYKIPLIPFRNEFNLNNLLNHNNIDVSIELLLPIFISTTNHLSIFNNLIIFKKYLLIYINGPQYINSIGNVQYLDFILNLFKYLINNNNNINLNIWFIRFQRLLLLLNHYKLINLTNKFIKQINKNIHEILKINNNNIYLYNEYALIKYNDANEFILNILKELQQLNDKYLHELLYESYVRLLFWYYDKFNKNIYQLFLHTLHNGIELYPNNYELLGILLSVETKNDGIVQPVWKLNKILTKSNECIPILVLLIIIEERFEYQETIEKKSIELFGGDCNQYINDQSKYYKLLSLYDKFTKQERIKYCALIWRLYLKFLYKHNKNELCKNIYYIACETCPWFKPLYMDAAVYIPTELPQIQDLITEKNLRIHITPEELQVLAT